In Paroedura picta isolate Pp20150507F chromosome 6, Ppicta_v3.0, whole genome shotgun sequence, one genomic interval encodes:
- the SLITRK6 gene encoding SLIT and NTRK-like protein 6 — MTMKLWIVVFCLTEIACDLLHSELVFPSAIGSCEMLCSCEEKDGVFIINCEERGIKELSQVHIPPSRPFLLSLLNNGLTMLHMNDFSSFSNALSLHLGFNNIVDIEPGAFNGLSHLKQLHINHNSIEILKEDTFHGLENLEFLQADNNFITIIEPSAFSKLNRLKVLILNDNAIEFLPPNIFRFVPLTHLDLRGNQLQTLPYVGFLEHIGRILDLQLEDNKWVCNCDLLELKVWLENMPPQSIIGDVVCHSPPILKGNILSRLKKESLCPTHPTNDLDSPSGSLPLVVTTSVSDSHFSTKVIPILKAPTKESSIILPVTKPATLLPGIYCPVPCQCTSHILAGILMQCQEQNIESVSDLGPPPPNPKKLILLENIIQTIQKSDLVEYGSLEILHLGNNRLEILEEGSFLNLTKLQKLYLNGNRLTKLNRNLFLGLQRLEYLYLEYNTIKEIAAGTFNPMPKLKVLCLNNNLLQTLPPHIFSGVPLTRLNLKTNQFAHLPIGNVLDDLDLLVQIELEDNPWDCTCNLVGLQQWIQKLNRNTMTGEIFCMSPRHLVKKELRLLSSDDLCPDLLNSPALPTHASFIVVTTASTTTNTAGTLLRSLTDAVPLSVLILGLFVVLITVIFCAAGIIVLVLHRRRRHKKKQADEQMRDSSPVQLQYSMYGHKTTHHTSERPATTLYEQRMISPMVQVYRSPSFSPKCVDHHKEERNEKDMNNSKHLRRGLLEREHSSPLTGSNVKYKATDQSPEFLSFQDASTLYRNILEKEREFQQLGITEYLRKNIAQLHPDMEVRYPGAHEELKLMETLMYSRPRKVLLEQTKNEYFELKANLHAEPDYLEVLEQQT; from the coding sequence ATGACCATGAAGCTCTGGATCGTTGTGTTCTGCTTGACGGAAATTGCCTGTGATCTATTGCATTCCGAACTGGTTTTCCCTTCAGCCATTGGCTCTTGTGAGATGCTGTGTTCATGTGAGGAAAAGGATGGCGTCTTTATAATAAACTGTGAAGAAAGAGGCATCAAGGAGTTATCTCAAGTACACATTCCACCATCCCGGCCTTTCCTCCTTAGTCTTCTGAACAATGGCTTGACCATGTTACACATGAATGACTTCTCCAGCTTTAGTAATGCTCTTTCACTCCACCTTGGATTTAATAACATTGTAGACATTGAACCTGGAGCATTTAATGGGCTCAGCCACCTTAAGCAACTTCACATCAATCACAACTCTATAGAGATACTGAAAGAGGACACATTTCATGGGCTGGAGAACTTGGAATTCCTGCAAGCGGACAACAATTTCATTACCATCATTGAACCGAGTGCCTTCAGCAAGCTCAACCGGCTTAAGGTGCTCATTTTAAATGATAATGCCATTGAGTTTCTTCCTCCCAATATATTCCGCTTTGTGCCATTAACTCACCTGGATCTGCGGGGGAACCAGCTGCAGACCTTGCCCTACGTTGGTTTCTTAGAACATATTGGCAGAATCCTGGATCTCCAGTTGGAAGACAACAAGTGGGTCTGCAATTGCGACCTGCTCGAGTTGAAGGTTTGGTTAGAAAACATGCCCCCCCAGTCCATCATAGGTGATGTTGTATGCCACAGCCCTCCCATTTTGAAAGGTAACATTTTGAGCAGATTAAAAAAGGAATCGCTTTGCCCCACACACCCAACAAATGACCTTGACTCTCCTTCAGGGTCATTGCCCTTGGTGGTTACCACCTCAGTTAGTGATAGTCACTTCTCAACCAAGGTAATACCTATTCTTAAAGCTCCCACCAAGGAATCCAGCATAATCCTTCCAGTCACAAAACCAGCCACTCTGCTTCCTGGGATCTATTGCCCGGTCCCCTGTCAGTGTACCAGCCACATCCTCGCAGGGATCTTAATGCAATGTCAAGAACAGAACATTGAAAGTGTGTCCGATTTAGGACCTCCTCCTCCAAATCCAAAAAAACTTATCCTGTTAGAGAACATTATCCAGACCATACAAAAATCAGACCTGGTGGAGTACGGGAGTCTGGAAATTCTTCACTTGGGAAACAACCGTCTTGAAATCCTAGAAGAAGGCTCCTTTCTCAATCTCACTAAACTGCAAAAATTATATCTCAACGGCAATCGTCTCACGAAGCTCAATCGCAATTTATTTTTGGGCCTCCAGCGACTGGAGTATTTGTATCTTGAATACAATACTATCAAGGAGATTGCAGCAGGGACCTTTAATCCAATGCCTAAACTGAAGGTCCTCTGTTTAAACAATAATCTTCTTCAGACTTTGCCACCCCATATTTTTTCTGGAGTTCCTCTAACCAGGCTCAATCTGAAAACCAACCAATTTGCACATTTGCCCATAGGGAATGTCTTGGACGATCTGGATCTCCTGGTACAAATTGAGCTGGAAGACAACCCATGGGATTGCACTTGTAACTTGGTCGGGTTGCAGCAGTGGATACAAAAGCTGAATAGAAATACAATGACGGGGGAAATTTTCTGCATGTCTCCGAGGCATCTTGTGAAAAAGGAACTTCGATTGCTGAGCAGTGATGACTTGTGTCCGGATTTATTAAACAGCCCAGCCCTCCCGACTCATGCTAGTTTCATTGTTGTTACAACAGCATCAACCACCACCAACACAGCAGGCACACTTCTGAGATCGCTAACGGACGCTGTCCCTCTCTCGGTTTTAATCCTGGGGCTCTTTGTGGTGTTGATCACCGTCATCTTTTGTGCAGCAGGTATTATTGTTCTCGTTTTACACCGGCGGAGAAGGCACAAAAAGAAGCAAGCTGATGAGCAGATGAGGGACAGCAGTCCTGTGCAGCTTCAGTACAGCATGTATGGCCACAAGACAACCCACCACACCAGTGAGCGCCCAGCCACAACGTTGTATGAACAGCGTATGATCAGCCCCATGGTTCAAGTTTATCGAAGTCCATCCTTTAGCCCCAAATGTGTGGATCATCACAAGGAAGAGAGGAACGAGAAGGACATGAACAATTCTAAACACCTCCGCAGGGGGCTCTTAGAAAGGGAGCACTCCTCCCCCCTGACGGGGTCAAATGTCAAATACAAAGCTACGGACCAATCGCCTGAGTTCCTTTCTTTCCAGGACGCGAGCACTTTGTACAGGAACATTCTtgaaaaggaaagagaatttCAGCAACTTGGGATAACAGAATACCTACGGAAAAACATTGCCCAGCTCCACCCCGATATGGAAGTACGTTACCCGGGAGCTCATGAAGAGCTCAAACTGATGGAGACGCTCATGTACTCTAGGCCCAGGAAGGTTTTGTTAGAACAGActaaaaatgaatattttgaGCTCAAAGCCAACTTGCATGCTGAACCTGATTATCTGGAGGTTTTGGAACAGCAAacataa